In Apium graveolens cultivar Ventura chromosome 10, ASM990537v1, whole genome shotgun sequence, the following are encoded in one genomic region:
- the LOC141690975 gene encoding uncharacterized protein LOC141690975, giving the protein MPKFTKDNYENWCIRMKAILGANDVWEIVEKGLEVPENEWLPQQRQRKFGDAKVKRVRLQTLRGAFEALRMKESESISDYFSRVLTVVNQMKSNGEEVSDFRVIEKVLRSLDSNFDYKVVEIEEAKVIDEMTIDELMGSLQAHEEKMLKKEPIEQALQSKLSFKDNNGRYMRSQRGLGQGRGRGFLYGQGRGRDQQREKSQKYERLYETRNSRGRERGRVTPRYGKSNVKCYNCQKFGHYASECHASKNQVEEKANFVEDKGNVNEPTLLLAHKGEVNCEDNLWYLDSGASYHMCGNKNLFVDLEEKVNGKVTFGDFSGVPIKGKGNILIRLKNGDHNFISSVYYVPSMKNNILSLGQLMEKGYTITIKDGFLNLRDSNDNLIAKVPMTKNRMFILKIQNDVAKCLKACVGDSSWLWHLRFGHLNFNGLHSLSKKHMVNGLPHINHPNQIYEGCPFGK; this is encoded by the exons ATGCCAAAGTTCACCAAAGATAATTATGAGAATTGGTGCATTCGTATGAAGGCGATCCTTGGAGCAAATGATGTGTGGGAAATTGTGGAGAAAGGATTGGAGGTGCCCGAAAATGAA TGGCTTCCGCAACAACGTCAAAGAAAGTTTGGCGATGCTAAAGTAAAGAGAGTTCGGCTACAAACACTTCGTGGCGCGTTTGAGGCTTTGCGAATGAAGGAATCCGAATCAATCTCGGATTATTTTTCAAGGGTCTTGACCGTTGTCAATCAAATGAAAAGCAATGGAGAAGAGGTAAGTGATTTTCGTGTTATTGAAAAAGTTCTTCGTTCACTTGACTCTAATTTTGATTACAAAGTTGTGGAAATTGAGGAGGCTAAAGTTATAGATGAAATGACAATTGATGAGCTTATGGGATCATTACAAGCCCATGAAGAAAAAATGTTAAAGAAGGAGCCAATTGAACAAGCCTTACAATCAAAGTTATCTTTTAAAGATAATAATGGAAGGTATATGAGGAGCCAAAGAGGTCTTGGACAAGGACGTGGAAGAGGATTTCTATATGGACAAGGAAGAGGTCGTGACCAACAAAGGGAGAAAAGTCAAAAGTATGAAAGATTGTACGAGACAAGAAATTCAAGAGGCCGTGAAAGAGGAAGAGTTACACCAAGGTATGGCAagtcaaatgttaaatgctataattgtcaAAAATTTGGTCACTATGCTTCCGAGTGTCACGCTTCAAAAAATCAAGTGGAGGAGAAAGCTAATTTTGTTGAAGATAAAGGCAATGTTAATGAGCCCACTTTGCTTCTAGCGCATAAAGGAGAAGTAAATTGTGAAGATAATTTGTGGTATCTTGATAGCGGCGCAAGTTATCATATGTGTGGCAATAAAAATTTGTTCGTGGATCTTGAGGAGAAAGTAAATGGAAAAGTCACTTTTGGAGACTTTTCGGGAGTTCCCATCAAAGGCAAAGGTAACATCTTAATTCGCTTGAAAAATGGAGATCATAATTTTATTTCAAGTGTTTATTATGTGCCTAGCATGAAAAATAATATCTTGAGTTTGGGGCAACTAATGGAGAAAGGCTATACCATCACCATCAAAGATGGATTTCTCAATTTGAGAGATTCTAATGATAATTTAATTGCAAAGGTGCCTATGACCAAGAATCGTATGTTtattctcaaaattcaaaatgATGTTGCAAAATGTCTTAAGGCTTGTGTTGGAGATTCTTCTTGGCTTTGGCATCTTAGGTTTGGGCACTTGAACTTTAATGGACTACATTCACTATCAAAGAAGCATATGGTGAATGGATTGCCTCACATCAACCATCCAAACCAAATTTATGAAGGATGTCCTTTCGGAAAATAA